One region of Citrus sinensis cultivar Valencia sweet orange chromosome 6, DVS_A1.0, whole genome shotgun sequence genomic DNA includes:
- the LOC102607961 gene encoding paired amphipathic helix protein Sin3-like 2 isoform X3: MKRIRDDVYGGSQFKRPLTTAPPRGESYGLSPQLPGTGAGGGGGAGGGGGAGAGGGSGVGGGMTAGMGTSQKLTTSDALTYLKEVKDMFQDQREKYDMFLEVMKDFKAQRTDTAGVIARVKDLFKGHNNLIFGFNTFLPKGYEITLDEDEAPPKKTVEFEEAITFVNKIKKRFHNDEHVYKSFLEILNMYRKEHKDINEVYSEVASLFEDHADLLEEFTRFLPDTSATSLSHNIPFVRNSTQRGNERSAGIPPLRQMQMDKHRRRDRIATSHADRDLSVDRPEMDDEKLMIKMQKEQRRRAEKENRDRRNRDQDDREIDHDNNRDFNLQRFPDKKKSIKKVEGFGANSSFASYDDKDALKSIYNQGFIFCDKVKEKLCSDDYQAFLKCLHIYSNGIIKRNDLQNLVTDLLGKYMDLMDEFNHFFERCENIDGFLAGVMSKKSLCNDGHVSRSVKIEDKDREHKREMEVTKEKDRYKEKYYAKSIQELDLSNCQRCTPSYRLLPDDYPIPSASQRSELGAQVLNDHWVSVTSGSEDYSFKHMRRNQYEESLFRCEDDRFELDMLLESVSSTAKRAEELLNSINENKITLETPFHLKDHFSALNLRCIERLYGDHGLDVMDILRKNPAIALPVMLTRLKQKQEEWTKCRSDFNKVWAEIYAKNHYKSLDHRSFYFKQQDSKNLSTKSLVAEIKQFKENKQTEDDVLFVIAAGHRQPVIPHLEYGYSDSNIHEDLYKLVQYSCEEMCSTKDQLNKAMKLWTTFLEPMLSVPPRPSDVEGAEDAGKARHSGKNNSASSMVESDGSPGPDGTVNSRQPISSGNGDENTSTELNNLCRTALSNGDTITKENVPDSDRVYRDDLSCSALQLEKEQKNVDISDKRSGIIIQVAVGERVANSDASPAIGAENSHGRTGSEMMSGYGAASLRPCDAAKDDLKHEANVNPVPPSELTQGCDLAKPTLLENGALRDGAKGINYHEKLVGPTKIEKEEGELSPNGDFEEDNFGVYGDAAVKTLPKAKHGVESRQYQSKNEKGLQHQVVGGENDADADDEDSGNASVAGDDASGSESAGDEYSREEHEEEEDVERDDVDGKAESEGEADGMAYQHFVGGDCMSLPMSERFLLSVKPLAKFVPATSVEERKDCRVFYGNDDFYVLFRLHQTLYERIQWAKMNTTGAEMKRRTSKEASCSDLYARFMTALHNLLDGSIDNAKFEDECRAIIGNQSYVLFTLDKLLYRLCKQLQTVAADEMDNKLIQLYEYEESRKPGKQIDSVYYENARVLLHEENIYRIQLSSSPSRLSIQLMDNVIEKPEAFAVTMDPNFAAYLLNDFLSAFLGKKEPHAVVLRRNKRRFEGLDELSAACMAMEGVQLVNGLECRIACNSYKITYVLDTEDVFYRRKRRRTYRARSSHYNQARVLRFHRFLSAS, encoded by the exons ATGAAACGAATAAGAGACGATGTGTATGGTGGCTCACAATTTAAAAGGCCTTTAACGACTGCTCCTCCTCGCGGTGAATC CTATGGGCTGTCCCCTCAACTGCCAGGCACAGGAGCAGGTGGAGGCGGAGGTGCaggtggaggtggaggtgcAGGCGCTGGCGGAGGCAGTGGGGTAGGAGGTGGAATGACGGCTGGAATGGGTACCTCGCAGAAACTGACAACGAGCGATGCCTTAACTTATCTCAAGGAGGTAAAGGACATGTTTCAAGACCAAAGGGAAAAATATGACATGTTCCTAGAAGTCATGAAAGATTTCAAGGCTCAGAG AACCGATACTGCGGGTGTCATTGCAAGGGTGAAGGACTTATTTAAAGGacataataatttgatttttggatTCAATACCTTCTTGCCAAAGGGTTATGAAATAACACTTGATGAGGATGAGGCTCCTCCAAAGAAAACGGTTGAATTTGAAGAAGCAATTACTTTCGTAAATAAGATAAAG AAACGTTTCCACAATGATGAACATGTCTATAAATCAttccttgaaattttgaatatgtATAGGAAGGAGCACAAGGATATTAATGAGGTCTACAGTGAG gtTGCCTCTCTTTTTGAGGACCATGCAGATCTTCTCGAGGAATTCACTAGATTCTTACCTGACACTTCAGCAACATCTTTATCTCACAATATTCCATTTGTCCGAAATTCAACACAACGGGGCAATGAGCGAAGTGCTGGTATACCACCATTGAGGCAAATGCAAATGGACAAG CATCGTCGGCGAGATAGGATTGCTACTTCCCATGCTGATCGTGATCTTAGTGTTGATCGTCCTGAGATGGATGATGAgaaattgatgataaaaatGCAGAAGGAGCAGAGGAGACGTgcagaaaaggaaaataggGATAGGAGAAATCGTGATCAAGATGATAGAGAAATTGATCACGATAATAATAGGGACTTCAACTTGCAGCGTTTTCCTGACAAAAAGAAGTCTATCAAGAAAGTTGAAGGTTTTGGAGCAAATTCTAGCTTTGCTTCTTATGATGACAAGGATGCCTTGAAGA GCATTTACAACCAAGGGTTCATCTTCTGCGACAAAGTTAAGGAGAAGTTATGTTCAGATGACTACCAGGCATTCTTGAAGTGTCTTCATATTTATAGCAATGGAATAATTAAAAGGAACGATTTACAAAATTTG gtTACTGATTTACTTGGAAAGTATATGGATCTTATGGATGAGTTCAATCATTTCTTTGAGCGTTGTGAGAATATTG ACGGGTTCCTCGCTGGTGTTATGAGTAAAA AATCACTATGCAATGACGGGCATGTATCCAGATCTGTGAAGATAGAGGACAAAGATAGAGAACATAAGCGTGAAATGGAAGTAACTAAAGAAAAGGACCGATACAAGGAGAAGTATTATGCAAAATCCATTCAAGAGCTTGATCTTTCTAACTGTCAACGTTGCACGCCCAGCTATCGGCTTCTTCCAGATGAC TATCCAATACCTTCAGCTAGCCAGAGATCGGAACTTGGTGCTCAAGTTCTGAATGATCACTGGGTTTCTGTGACTTCTGGAAGCGAGGACTACTCTTTTAAACATATGCGTAGAAATCAGTATGAAGAAAGCTTGTTCAGATGTGAAGATGATAG GTTTGAGCTGGACATGTTGTTAGAATCTGTGAGCTCAACTGCTAAACGTGCAGAGGAATTGCTGAATAGcatcaatgaaaataaaatcactctgGAGACCCCCTTCCATCTTAAAGATCACTTTAGtg CTTTAAATTTAAGGTGCATTGAGCGTTTGTATGGTGATCATGGTCTTGATGTCATGGACATATTGCGTAAAAATCCAGCAATTGCACTGCCAGTTATGTTGACTCGTTTGAAGCAAAAACAGGAAGAGTGGACGAAGTGCCGATCAGATTTTAACAAGGTTTGGGCTGAAATATATGCTAAAAACCATTACAAATCACTTGATCATCGCAGCTTCTACTTTAAGCAACAAGATTCGAAGAACTTGAGCACAAAAT CTTTGGTGGCTGAAATTAAGCAGTTCAAAGAGAATAAACAGACAGAGGATGATGTGCTTTTTGTTATTGCTGCTGGTCACAGACAACCCGTAATTCCTCACCTGGAATATGGGTACTCTGATAGCAACATTCATGAAGATTTGTATAAACTTGTTCAGTATTCTTGTGAAGAGATGTGCTCGACCAAAGATCAACTGAATAAAGCTATGAAGCTATGGACTACCTTCTTGGAGCCAATGCTGAGTGTTCCTCCTCGACCTAGTGACGTAGAGGGTGCTGAAGATGCGGGAAAAGCTAGGCATTCTGGGAAAAATAACAGTGCATCAAGCATGGTGGAAAGTGATGGAAGTCCTGGGCCTGATGGCACCGTAAATTCTAGACAGCCAATATCTTCTGGAAATGGAGATGAAAATACTTCAacagaattaaataatttatgccGGACTGCTTTGTCCAATGGGGATACgataactaaagaaaatgttcCGGACTCAGATCGTGTCTACAGAGATGATTTGTCCTGTAGTGCTCTTCAGCTAGAAAAAGAGCAGAAAAATGTAGATATTTCTGATAAAAGGTCTGGAATTATCATACAAGTTGCAGTGGGTGAGCGAGTAGCAAATTCCGATGCTTCGCCTGCAATTGGTGCAGAAAACAGTCATGGCAGAACTGGCTCTGAAATGATGTCAG GGTATGGTGCAGCTTCTTTGAGACCTTGTGACGCCGCTAAAGATGACCTTAAACACGAAGCTAATGTCAATCCAGTCCCTCCATCAGAG TTGACACAGGGCTGTGATCTAGCAAAACCGACTTTATTGGAAAATGGAGCTTTGAGAGATGGTGCTAAAGGCATTAATTATCATGAAAAATTAGTTGGGcccaccaaaattgaaaaagaagagggTGAGTTATCGCCCAATGGTGATTTTGAGGAGGATAATTTTGGTGTCTATGGAGATGCTGCTGTGAAGACCTTGCCTAAGGCAAAGCATGGTGTTGAAAGCAGGCAATATCAgtctaaaaatgaaaaaggattACAACATCAGGTTGTTGGAGGAGAAAATGATGCAGATGCTGATGATGAGGACAGTGGAAATGCTTCTGTGGCTGGTGATGATGCCTCAGGAAGTGAGTCTGCAGGTGATGAGTACTCCCGCGAGGAGCATGAAGAGGAGGAAGATGTAGAACGAGATGATGTTGACGGCAAGGCTGAGAGTGAAGGCGAAGCAGATGGAATGGCTTATCAACACTTTGTGGGTGGAGATTGCATGTCATTGCCTATGTCTGAACGTTTTCTTTTGTCTGTCAAGCCTCTTGCAAAGTTTGTGCCTGCAACCTCAGttgaagaaaggaaagatTGTAGGGTATTTTATGGAAATGACGACTTTTATGTGCTTTTCAGGCTTCATCAA ACTCTATATGAAAGAATTCAATGGGCAAAAATGAATACAACAGGTGCTGAAATGAAACGGAGAACTTCTAAGGAGGCCAGTTGCTCAGATCTCTATGCCAG ATTTATGACTGCACTACACAATTTGCTTGACGGATCGATTGACAATGCGAAGTTTGAGGATGAGTGCCGAGCTATTATAGGAAATCAGTCATATGTGTTGTTTACCTTGGACAAGTTACTATATAGATTATGTAAACAG CTTCAAACTGTTGCTGCTGATGAGATGGATAACAAGCTTATTCAGTTATACGAGTATGAAGAATCCCGGAAACCTGGGAAGCAGATTGATTCAGTTTATTATGAGAATGCCCGTGTACTCCTCCATGAAGAGAATATATATCGAATACAACTC TCATCTTCCCCATCTCGTCTATCCATCCAGCTTATGGATAATGTGATTGAAAAGCCAGAGGCATTTGCGGTTACCATGGATCCTAATTTTGCAGCTTATCTCCTCAATGATTTTCTGTCTGCCTTTCTTGGCAAAAAGGAGCCACATGCCGTTGTTCTTCGGAG AAACAAGCGTAGATTTGAAGGCCTAGATGAACTTTCTGCTGCATGCATGGCCATGGAAGGTGTTCAATTGGTTAATGGTCTTGAGTGCAGGATAGCCTGCAACTCGTACAAG ATCACTTATGTTCTAGACACTGAAGATGTCTTCTATCGgcgaaaaagaagaagaacataCCGGGCAAGATCTTCACATTATAATCAGGCAAGAGTACTGCGGTTTCACAGATTCTTGTCAGCCTCGTAA
- the LOC102607961 gene encoding paired amphipathic helix protein Sin3-like 2 isoform X1 — protein MKRIRDDVYGGSQFKRPLTTAPPRGESYGLSPQLPGTGAGGGGGAGGGGGAGAGGGSGVGGGMTAGMGTSQKLTTSDALTYLKEVKDMFQDQREKYDMFLEVMKDFKAQRTDTAGVIARVKDLFKGHNNLIFGFNTFLPKGYEITLDEDEAPPKKTVEFEEAITFVNKIKKRFHNDEHVYKSFLEILNMYRKEHKDINEVYSEVASLFEDHADLLEEFTRFLPDTSATSLSHNIPFVRNSTQRGNERSAGIPPLRQMQMDKHRRRDRIATSHADRDLSVDRPEMDDEKLMIKMQKEQRRRAEKENRDRRNRDQDDREIDHDNNRDFNLQRFPDKKKSIKKVEGFGANSSFASYDDKDALKITVAGIYNQGFIFCDKVKEKLCSDDYQAFLKCLHIYSNGIIKRNDLQNLVTDLLGKYMDLMDEFNHFFERCENIDGFLAGVMSKKSLCNDGHVSRSVKIEDKDREHKREMEVTKEKDRYKEKYYAKSIQELDLSNCQRCTPSYRLLPDDYPIPSASQRSELGAQVLNDHWVSVTSGSEDYSFKHMRRNQYEESLFRCEDDRFELDMLLESVSSTAKRAEELLNSINENKITLETPFHLKDHFSALNLRCIERLYGDHGLDVMDILRKNPAIALPVMLTRLKQKQEEWTKCRSDFNKVWAEIYAKNHYKSLDHRSFYFKQQDSKNLSTKSLVAEIKQFKENKQTEDDVLFVIAAGHRQPVIPHLEYGYSDSNIHEDLYKLVQYSCEEMCSTKDQLNKAMKLWTTFLEPMLSVPPRPSDVEGAEDAGKARHSGKNNSASSMVESDGSPGPDGTVNSRQPISSGNGDENTSTELNNLCRTALSNGDTITKENVPDSDRVYRDDLSCSALQLEKEQKNVDISDKRSGIIIQVAVGERVANSDASPAIGAENSHGRTGSEMMSGYGAASLRPCDAAKDDLKHEANVNPVPPSELTQGCDLAKPTLLENGALRDGAKGINYHEKLVGPTKIEKEEGELSPNGDFEEDNFGVYGDAAVKTLPKAKHGVESRQYQSKNEKGLQHQVVGGENDADADDEDSGNASVAGDDASGSESAGDEYSREEHEEEEDVERDDVDGKAESEGEADGMAYQHFVGGDCMSLPMSERFLLSVKPLAKFVPATSVEERKDCRVFYGNDDFYVLFRLHQTLYERIQWAKMNTTGAEMKRRTSKEASCSDLYARFMTALHNLLDGSIDNAKFEDECRAIIGNQSYVLFTLDKLLYRLCKQLQTVAADEMDNKLIQLYEYEESRKPGKQIDSVYYENARVLLHEENIYRIQLSSSPSRLSIQLMDNVIEKPEAFAVTMDPNFAAYLLNDFLSAFLGKKEPHAVVLRRNKRRFEGLDELSAACMAMEGVQLVNGLECRIACNSYKITYVLDTEDVFYRRKRRRTYRARSSHYNQARVLRFHRFLSAS, from the exons ATGAAACGAATAAGAGACGATGTGTATGGTGGCTCACAATTTAAAAGGCCTTTAACGACTGCTCCTCCTCGCGGTGAATC CTATGGGCTGTCCCCTCAACTGCCAGGCACAGGAGCAGGTGGAGGCGGAGGTGCaggtggaggtggaggtgcAGGCGCTGGCGGAGGCAGTGGGGTAGGAGGTGGAATGACGGCTGGAATGGGTACCTCGCAGAAACTGACAACGAGCGATGCCTTAACTTATCTCAAGGAGGTAAAGGACATGTTTCAAGACCAAAGGGAAAAATATGACATGTTCCTAGAAGTCATGAAAGATTTCAAGGCTCAGAG AACCGATACTGCGGGTGTCATTGCAAGGGTGAAGGACTTATTTAAAGGacataataatttgatttttggatTCAATACCTTCTTGCCAAAGGGTTATGAAATAACACTTGATGAGGATGAGGCTCCTCCAAAGAAAACGGTTGAATTTGAAGAAGCAATTACTTTCGTAAATAAGATAAAG AAACGTTTCCACAATGATGAACATGTCTATAAATCAttccttgaaattttgaatatgtATAGGAAGGAGCACAAGGATATTAATGAGGTCTACAGTGAG gtTGCCTCTCTTTTTGAGGACCATGCAGATCTTCTCGAGGAATTCACTAGATTCTTACCTGACACTTCAGCAACATCTTTATCTCACAATATTCCATTTGTCCGAAATTCAACACAACGGGGCAATGAGCGAAGTGCTGGTATACCACCATTGAGGCAAATGCAAATGGACAAG CATCGTCGGCGAGATAGGATTGCTACTTCCCATGCTGATCGTGATCTTAGTGTTGATCGTCCTGAGATGGATGATGAgaaattgatgataaaaatGCAGAAGGAGCAGAGGAGACGTgcagaaaaggaaaataggGATAGGAGAAATCGTGATCAAGATGATAGAGAAATTGATCACGATAATAATAGGGACTTCAACTTGCAGCGTTTTCCTGACAAAAAGAAGTCTATCAAGAAAGTTGAAGGTTTTGGAGCAAATTCTAGCTTTGCTTCTTATGATGACAAGGATGCCTTGAAGA TTACTGTGGCAGGCATTTACAACCAAGGGTTCATCTTCTGCGACAAAGTTAAGGAGAAGTTATGTTCAGATGACTACCAGGCATTCTTGAAGTGTCTTCATATTTATAGCAATGGAATAATTAAAAGGAACGATTTACAAAATTTG gtTACTGATTTACTTGGAAAGTATATGGATCTTATGGATGAGTTCAATCATTTCTTTGAGCGTTGTGAGAATATTG ACGGGTTCCTCGCTGGTGTTATGAGTAAAA AATCACTATGCAATGACGGGCATGTATCCAGATCTGTGAAGATAGAGGACAAAGATAGAGAACATAAGCGTGAAATGGAAGTAACTAAAGAAAAGGACCGATACAAGGAGAAGTATTATGCAAAATCCATTCAAGAGCTTGATCTTTCTAACTGTCAACGTTGCACGCCCAGCTATCGGCTTCTTCCAGATGAC TATCCAATACCTTCAGCTAGCCAGAGATCGGAACTTGGTGCTCAAGTTCTGAATGATCACTGGGTTTCTGTGACTTCTGGAAGCGAGGACTACTCTTTTAAACATATGCGTAGAAATCAGTATGAAGAAAGCTTGTTCAGATGTGAAGATGATAG GTTTGAGCTGGACATGTTGTTAGAATCTGTGAGCTCAACTGCTAAACGTGCAGAGGAATTGCTGAATAGcatcaatgaaaataaaatcactctgGAGACCCCCTTCCATCTTAAAGATCACTTTAGtg CTTTAAATTTAAGGTGCATTGAGCGTTTGTATGGTGATCATGGTCTTGATGTCATGGACATATTGCGTAAAAATCCAGCAATTGCACTGCCAGTTATGTTGACTCGTTTGAAGCAAAAACAGGAAGAGTGGACGAAGTGCCGATCAGATTTTAACAAGGTTTGGGCTGAAATATATGCTAAAAACCATTACAAATCACTTGATCATCGCAGCTTCTACTTTAAGCAACAAGATTCGAAGAACTTGAGCACAAAAT CTTTGGTGGCTGAAATTAAGCAGTTCAAAGAGAATAAACAGACAGAGGATGATGTGCTTTTTGTTATTGCTGCTGGTCACAGACAACCCGTAATTCCTCACCTGGAATATGGGTACTCTGATAGCAACATTCATGAAGATTTGTATAAACTTGTTCAGTATTCTTGTGAAGAGATGTGCTCGACCAAAGATCAACTGAATAAAGCTATGAAGCTATGGACTACCTTCTTGGAGCCAATGCTGAGTGTTCCTCCTCGACCTAGTGACGTAGAGGGTGCTGAAGATGCGGGAAAAGCTAGGCATTCTGGGAAAAATAACAGTGCATCAAGCATGGTGGAAAGTGATGGAAGTCCTGGGCCTGATGGCACCGTAAATTCTAGACAGCCAATATCTTCTGGAAATGGAGATGAAAATACTTCAacagaattaaataatttatgccGGACTGCTTTGTCCAATGGGGATACgataactaaagaaaatgttcCGGACTCAGATCGTGTCTACAGAGATGATTTGTCCTGTAGTGCTCTTCAGCTAGAAAAAGAGCAGAAAAATGTAGATATTTCTGATAAAAGGTCTGGAATTATCATACAAGTTGCAGTGGGTGAGCGAGTAGCAAATTCCGATGCTTCGCCTGCAATTGGTGCAGAAAACAGTCATGGCAGAACTGGCTCTGAAATGATGTCAG GGTATGGTGCAGCTTCTTTGAGACCTTGTGACGCCGCTAAAGATGACCTTAAACACGAAGCTAATGTCAATCCAGTCCCTCCATCAGAG TTGACACAGGGCTGTGATCTAGCAAAACCGACTTTATTGGAAAATGGAGCTTTGAGAGATGGTGCTAAAGGCATTAATTATCATGAAAAATTAGTTGGGcccaccaaaattgaaaaagaagagggTGAGTTATCGCCCAATGGTGATTTTGAGGAGGATAATTTTGGTGTCTATGGAGATGCTGCTGTGAAGACCTTGCCTAAGGCAAAGCATGGTGTTGAAAGCAGGCAATATCAgtctaaaaatgaaaaaggattACAACATCAGGTTGTTGGAGGAGAAAATGATGCAGATGCTGATGATGAGGACAGTGGAAATGCTTCTGTGGCTGGTGATGATGCCTCAGGAAGTGAGTCTGCAGGTGATGAGTACTCCCGCGAGGAGCATGAAGAGGAGGAAGATGTAGAACGAGATGATGTTGACGGCAAGGCTGAGAGTGAAGGCGAAGCAGATGGAATGGCTTATCAACACTTTGTGGGTGGAGATTGCATGTCATTGCCTATGTCTGAACGTTTTCTTTTGTCTGTCAAGCCTCTTGCAAAGTTTGTGCCTGCAACCTCAGttgaagaaaggaaagatTGTAGGGTATTTTATGGAAATGACGACTTTTATGTGCTTTTCAGGCTTCATCAA ACTCTATATGAAAGAATTCAATGGGCAAAAATGAATACAACAGGTGCTGAAATGAAACGGAGAACTTCTAAGGAGGCCAGTTGCTCAGATCTCTATGCCAG ATTTATGACTGCACTACACAATTTGCTTGACGGATCGATTGACAATGCGAAGTTTGAGGATGAGTGCCGAGCTATTATAGGAAATCAGTCATATGTGTTGTTTACCTTGGACAAGTTACTATATAGATTATGTAAACAG CTTCAAACTGTTGCTGCTGATGAGATGGATAACAAGCTTATTCAGTTATACGAGTATGAAGAATCCCGGAAACCTGGGAAGCAGATTGATTCAGTTTATTATGAGAATGCCCGTGTACTCCTCCATGAAGAGAATATATATCGAATACAACTC TCATCTTCCCCATCTCGTCTATCCATCCAGCTTATGGATAATGTGATTGAAAAGCCAGAGGCATTTGCGGTTACCATGGATCCTAATTTTGCAGCTTATCTCCTCAATGATTTTCTGTCTGCCTTTCTTGGCAAAAAGGAGCCACATGCCGTTGTTCTTCGGAG AAACAAGCGTAGATTTGAAGGCCTAGATGAACTTTCTGCTGCATGCATGGCCATGGAAGGTGTTCAATTGGTTAATGGTCTTGAGTGCAGGATAGCCTGCAACTCGTACAAG ATCACTTATGTTCTAGACACTGAAGATGTCTTCTATCGgcgaaaaagaagaagaacataCCGGGCAAGATCTTCACATTATAATCAGGCAAGAGTACTGCGGTTTCACAGATTCTTGTCAGCCTCGTAA